In Helianthus annuus cultivar XRQ/B chromosome 3, HanXRQr2.0-SUNRISE, whole genome shotgun sequence, a single window of DNA contains:
- the LOC110930858 gene encoding putative pentatricopeptide repeat-containing protein At1g12700, mitochondrial, protein MMNRTAFIKFRGTNSFLLHSLSSFQFSTHKASLHSNVSSLIHKITNLNDALKLFDEMSHRQPLPSVVKFNQLLTAVTKIKHFSSSLDLFKQMCSLGVPVSNYTMSIAIKCCCQLHRTKDGFALLGCCFRRAIAPDVYIFNALLDGLVLEDRILEAEMLFKKLIKQKLCEPDVVTYSTMIKGLCKFGNNVTTLALLRLMEQTNCKPDIFTYNTIIDSLFKDKMIDDAFKLFKEMVSDKGILPNVITYNSLICGLCKFGRWDEASKMLKQMEDENISPDVHTFNVLVDAFCKEGKVEEAEVVINIMIERGKVPNLVTYNSLIDGYCLQGEMIKAREIFDSMTLRGLAPNVVTYSSLLNGYCKNRNIEGAMQMFRQMTGQGLKPNVVTYNTMLQGLFQVGRCVAARRLFNEMHAQGRIPDRCTYRIVLDGLCNNHLVEDALSLFYLVGNSKLNSDIAVYNILIDGAGKNGKVDVARILFQGLIDKGLQPDVRTYNVMISGFCREGQLGEAKLLFLKMEESGCPPDDVTYRVLLQGYLKKRHYDDVEMLLQEMDDRGYSLDASTLSLFIDHIAAGLLDRSMLKLLSKLVPKELLDDPRLCDWE, encoded by the coding sequence ATGATGAATCGCACAGCTTTCATCAAATTCAGAGGTACCAACTCCTTccttcttcattctctctcatctttCCAATTCTCTACTCACAAAGCTTCCCTTCACTCCAATGTTTCCTCTTTGATTCATAAAATTACCAACTTGAATGATGCCTTGAAACTGTTCGATGAAATGTCACACAGACAGCCTTTGCCATCTGTTGTTAAGTTTAATCAGTTGCTGACTGCTGTGACTAAAATcaaacatttttcttcttctcttgACCTTTTCAAACAAATGTGTTCCCTTGGTGTCCCTGTTAGTAATTACACTATGAGCATTGCAATCAAGTGTTGTTGCCAGTTGCATCGCACCAAAGACGGGTTTGCACTCCTAGGCTGTTGCTTTAGGCGAGCTATTGCACCTGATGTCTACATATTTAATGCACTCTTAGACGGACTCGTCCTTGAAGATAGGATTCTTGAAGCAGAGATGTTATTCAAAAAGCTCATCAAACAAAAACTTTGTGAACCTGATGTTGTTACGTACAGCACAATGATTAAAGGGCTTTGCAAGTTCGGTAATAACGTTACAACACTTGCTTTGCTCAGGCTAATGGAACAAACAAACTGCAAGCCTGATATTTTTACATATAACACCATCATTGATAGTCTTTTCAAGGATAAAATGATAGATGACGCTTTCAAGCTCTTTAAAGAAATGGTATCTGACAAAGGTATTCTACCAAACGTCATCACCTACAACTCTTTAATTTGTGGTCTTTGTAAGTTTGGTCGTTGGGATGAGGCCTCAAAGATGCTAAAACAAATGGAGGATGAGAATATTTCTCCAGATGTACATACATTTAATGTATTAGTTGATGCATTTTGCAAGGAAGGTAAAGTAGAAGAAGCTGAGGTTGTTATCAACATCATGATTGAGAGAGGTAAGGTTCCAAATTTAGTGACATACAACTCACTTATTGATGGCTACTGTCTGCAAGGGGAAATGATCAAAGCAAGGGAGATTTTTGATTCAATGACACTTAGAGGTCTCGCTCCTAATGTTGTTACTTACAGTAGTTTATTGAATGGGTATTGTAAGAATCGGAATATAGAAGGGGCTATGCAAATGTTTCGTCAAATGACCGGACAAGGTTTAAAACCCAATGTAGTTACTTACAACACCATGTTACAAGGATTGTTTCAGGTTGGGCGTTGTGTAGCTGCGCGCAGACTCTTTAATGAGATGCATGCACAAGGCCGAATTCCAGACCGGTGCACTTATCGAATAGTTCTAGATGGTCTTTGCAACAACCATCTAGTAGAGGATGCGCTCTCTTTGTTTTATTTGGTGGGTAACAGCAAGCTTAATTCTGATATTGCTGTGTACAACATTCTCATTGATGGTGCAGGCAAAAATGGGAAAGTAGATGTTGCGAGGATTCTTTTCCAAGGTCTAATTGATAAAGGCTTGCAACCTGATGTTCGTACCTATAACGTGATGATCAGTGGTTTCTGTCGGGAAGGTCAATTGGGGGAAGCAAAGTTGTTGTTTCTTAAAATGGAAGAGAGTGGCTGCCCACCAGATGATGTTACTTACCGTGTTTTACTCCAAGGATATCTAAAGAAGAGGCACTATGATGATGTGGAGATGCTTTTACAGGAAATGGATGATAGAGGTTACTCACTTGATGCTTCGACTTTATCGTTATTTATAGATCATATCGCAGCTGGTTTACTAGATAGAAGTATGCTTAAATTGTTAAGTAAGCTTGTGCCAAAAGAATTATTGGACGATCCCAGGTTGTGCGACTGGGAGTGA